From the Chrysiogenia bacterium genome, the window TCCGCTTCGGTCGACAATGCCGTCCGCCTCGATGTGGTCGATGCCGTCGGTAACGAGGTCCACGTTCTCACGCATGAAGGTGGGATAATAGTCGTTCGAGAATGTCGGGCGCTTGCAGCCGAAGTTGTAGTCGGGCGTGAGCTTGCGGCGCAGCTCGGGATCGGGGATCTGGCGCTTCAAATGCGCCTTGCACGCCTGCTCGGCCGAGCGGGTGAGATACTTGAACTCCTTGAAGTGCAGCGCCCCCACCACCATCAGCATCTCCAGCACACTCGAGGTGAAGTAGCGCGCCAGGCGCTGGGTCACGGGAAGCTTTTCGAAGAGTGTCTGCACGCCCTCGGGAATGCGCGTATCGAACTTCGGCGTCACCCAGATGGGCGTGCGCTGGTAGACGTCCATGTGGGCGAGCAACGGCGCGATCTCGGGCAGGAGCTGCACCGCCGTGGCGCCCGTGCCGATCACGGCCGCGCGCTTTCCGCGAAGCTCATAATCGTGGTCCCACTTGGCGGTGTGAATGACCTTCCCCTCGAAGGAACCCAGACCGGTAATGTCGGGATACTTGGGCTGGGAGAGAAAACCGGTGGCAAGAATGAGCAGCCGCGAGGTGACGGGCGCCCTGCCCTCGGTGTGCACGGTCCAGGTGTGGTCCTTCTCGTCGTAGACGACCTTCTCGACCTCAGTGTTGAACTGCATGAGTTTTCGCAGGTCGTACTTGTCGGCCACGTGCGCGGCATAGGCCTTGAGCTCGCCGCCCTTGGCATAGACCCGCGACCAGTGGGGGTTGGGCTCGAAGGAATACGAATAGGTCGTGGACGCGATGTCGACGGCCAGCCCCGGATAGGTGTTCAGGTGCCAGGTGCCGCCCACGTCGCTGGCGCGATCGACGATCAGCACATCACCAATCCCCATGCGCTGGAGCTGGATTGCCGCCCCCATGCCGCCAAAGCCCGCGCCCACGATGATCACCTCGTGGTCGGTACCCCCCTTTGCCCCGCTCGCCCGTTTCGCTCCGTTCGCCTTCATGACTGCCCCCTCCAATAAAGCGGAATGACGTATCATTCTTTGAATATCATGGAGCGGGCGTTCCAGTCAATTTATTTTCATGGACTCGTGAATACATCTGTATTTACAAATAGTTATAAAATTACAACGCTATTTTCGGCGGCGTAACCTCCGAAGCGGCGTGAAAAGTTGCATATCCCTGCCCCAGCAGGAAGATCGCCAGGATGCGAAGAATGATGTGCAACAACAAGGGCTTAAACTGCTCGCCGCCGCCCCCCATGCCCATAACGGAAACGACATTAATAGCCAGAACGACAGTCTGATAAACGGTCAAAAATATCACAGAGACAAGACCCGGCGCGAGAAGCAACCAAAGGATCCCGACCGCCAACAACACAACATCAAATGCGACTGCCCCCCACAGATCAGGCAGGATGACAATGGCCGAAATGAACCATACGAACTGGCCCATCTGCACCGCGAGCGCGCCGGAAAAAGGCTTTGATCGCTCAGGGCCGAGCTTTCCGAACAGGAATGCTCCCAGCGCCCAGCCAATCCCCGGAAAGAGCAACTGGATCCCAAAGTACCGTCCTGCAACCAACCCGCCGAC encodes:
- a CDS encoding NAD(P)/FAD-dependent oxidoreductase, with amino-acid sequence MKANGAKRASGAKGGTDHEVIIVGAGFGGMGAAIQLQRMGIGDVLIVDRASDVGGTWHLNTYPGLAVDIASTTYSYSFEPNPHWSRVYAKGGELKAYAAHVADKYDLRKLMQFNTEVEKVVYDEKDHTWTVHTEGRAPVTSRLLILATGFLSQPKYPDITGLGSFEGKVIHTAKWDHDYELRGKRAAVIGTGATAVQLLPEIAPLLAHMDVYQRTPIWVTPKFDTRIPEGVQTLFEKLPVTQRLARYFTSSVLEMLMVVGALHFKEFKYLTRSAEQACKAHLKRQIPDPELRRKLTPDYNFGCKRPTFSNDYYPTFMRENVDLVTDGIDHIEADGIVDRSGKKRQIDALILATGYKVWEKGNFPAFDVIGRDGVELGQWWNEHGYQSYEGITVHGFPNMFYFASPYAFTGLSYFFAIEAQMKHVERCIKEMRRRRADEFEVGSKAQADFVAKMKKNLKSSVFENGHCETSNSYYFNQHGDSTLLRPTPTALSLWNASRYPLGDYAFA